A part of Diceros bicornis minor isolate mBicDic1 chromosome 10, mDicBic1.mat.cur, whole genome shotgun sequence genomic DNA contains:
- the NXPH2 gene encoding neurexophilin-2 isoform X1, which yields MRLRPLPLVVVPGLLQLLFCDSKNVVHATEGLDWEDKDAPGTLVGNVVHSRIINPLRLFVKQSPVPKPGHLAYADSMENFWDWLANITEIQEPLARTKRRPIVKTGKFKKMFGWGDFHSNIKTVKLNLLITGKIVDHGNGTFSVYFRHNSTGLGNVSVSLVPPSKVVEFEVSPQSTLETKESKSFNCRIEYEKTDRAKKTALCNFDPSKICYQEQTQSHVSWLCSKPFKVICIYIAFYSVDYKLVQKVCPDYNYHSETPYLSSG from the coding sequence CTATTTTGTGACAGTAAAAATGTGGTGCATGCCACAGAGGGGCTGGATTGGGAAGACAAAGATGCTCCAGGGACCTTGGTCGGAAACGTGGTGCACTCAAGGATCATCAATCCTCTGCGCCTGTTTGTTAAACAGTCTCCAGTCCCAAAGCCCGGACACTTGGCGTATGCGGACAGCATGGAAAACTTCTGGGATTGGCTGGCCAACATCACGGAGATTCAGGAGCCATTGGCAAGAACTAAACGGAGGCCAATAgtaaaaacaggaaaatttaagaaaatgtttgGATGGGGTGACTTCCATTCTAACATTAAAACTGTTAAACTCAACCTCCTTATCACGGGGAAAATTGTTGACCATGGAAATGGAACCTTCAGTGTTTATTTCCGACATAATTCAACAGGCCTAGGCAATGTTTCAGTGAGTTTGGTACCCCCCTCCAAAGTGGTGGAATTTGAGGTTTCCCCGCAGTCTACCTTGGAGACCAAGGAATCCAAATCTTTCAATTGTCGCATTGAGTATGAAAAAACAGATAGGGCGAAGAAGACTGCCCTGTGCAACTTTGACCCATCGAAGATCTGCTACCAGGAGCAGACTCAGAGCCACGTGTCTTGGTTGTGCTCCAAGCCCTTCAAGGTCATTTGCATTTACATTGCTTTTTACAGTGTTGATTATAAACTTGTGCAAAAGGTCTGTCCTGACTACAATTACCATAGTGAGACTCCATACTTGTCTTCTGGCTGA
- the NXPH2 gene encoding neurexophilin-2 isoform X2 gives MQLFCDSKNVVHATEGLDWEDKDAPGTLVGNVVHSRIINPLRLFVKQSPVPKPGHLAYADSMENFWDWLANITEIQEPLARTKRRPIVKTGKFKKMFGWGDFHSNIKTVKLNLLITGKIVDHGNGTFSVYFRHNSTGLGNVSVSLVPPSKVVEFEVSPQSTLETKESKSFNCRIEYEKTDRAKKTALCNFDPSKICYQEQTQSHVSWLCSKPFKVICIYIAFYSVDYKLVQKVCPDYNYHSETPYLSSG, from the coding sequence CTATTTTGTGACAGTAAAAATGTGGTGCATGCCACAGAGGGGCTGGATTGGGAAGACAAAGATGCTCCAGGGACCTTGGTCGGAAACGTGGTGCACTCAAGGATCATCAATCCTCTGCGCCTGTTTGTTAAACAGTCTCCAGTCCCAAAGCCCGGACACTTGGCGTATGCGGACAGCATGGAAAACTTCTGGGATTGGCTGGCCAACATCACGGAGATTCAGGAGCCATTGGCAAGAACTAAACGGAGGCCAATAgtaaaaacaggaaaatttaagaaaatgtttgGATGGGGTGACTTCCATTCTAACATTAAAACTGTTAAACTCAACCTCCTTATCACGGGGAAAATTGTTGACCATGGAAATGGAACCTTCAGTGTTTATTTCCGACATAATTCAACAGGCCTAGGCAATGTTTCAGTGAGTTTGGTACCCCCCTCCAAAGTGGTGGAATTTGAGGTTTCCCCGCAGTCTACCTTGGAGACCAAGGAATCCAAATCTTTCAATTGTCGCATTGAGTATGAAAAAACAGATAGGGCGAAGAAGACTGCCCTGTGCAACTTTGACCCATCGAAGATCTGCTACCAGGAGCAGACTCAGAGCCACGTGTCTTGGTTGTGCTCCAAGCCCTTCAAGGTCATTTGCATTTACATTGCTTTTTACAGTGTTGATTATAAACTTGTGCAAAAGGTCTGTCCTGACTACAATTACCATAGTGAGACTCCATACTTGTCTTCTGGCTGA